A DNA window from Streptomyces canus contains the following coding sequences:
- the dnaE gene encoding DNA polymerase III subunit alpha, whose translation MSKPPFTHLHVHTQYSLLDGAARLKDMFNACNEMGMTHIAMSDHGNLHGAYDFFHSAKKAGVTPIIGIEAYVAPESRRNKRKIQWGQPHQKRDDVSGSGGYTHKTIWAANKTGLHNLFKLSSDAYAEGWLQKWPRMDKETISQWSEGLIASTGCPSGELQTRLRLGQFDEALKSAAEYQDIFGKDRYFLELMDHGIEIEHRVRDGLLEIGKKLGIPPLVTNDSHYTYAHEATAHDALLCIQTGKNLSDPDRFKFDGTGYYLKSTDEMYAIDSSDAWQEGCRNTLLVAEQVDTEGMFEAKNLMPKFDIPDGYTEVTWFKEEVRRGMERRFPGGIPEDRQRQAEYEMDVIIQMGFPGYFLVVADFIMWAKNNGIAVGPGRGSAAGSIVAYAMGITDLDPIPHGLIFERFLNPERVSMPDVDIDFDERRRVEVIRYVTEKYGADKVAMIGTYGKIKAKNAIKDSARVLGYPYAMGDRLTKAMPADVLGKGIDLNGITDPSHPRYSEAGEIRSMYENEPDVKKVIDTAKGVEGLVRQMGVHAAGVIMSSEPIVDHAPIWVRHTDGVTITQWDYPQCESLGLLKMDFLGLRNLTIMDDAIKMVKANKGIDLEMLALPLDDPKTFELLCRGDTLGVFQFDGGPMRSLLRQMQPDNFEDISAVSALYRPGPMGMNSHINYAERKNGRQEITPIHKELEEPLEEVLAVTYGLIVYQEQVQKAAQIIAGYSLGEADILRRVMGKKKPDELAKNFTIFQAGAKKNGYSDEAIQALWDVLVPFAGYAFNKAHSAAYGLVSYWTAYLKANYPAEYMAALLTSVKDDKDKSAVYLNECRRMRIKVLPPNVNESEHNFAAQGDDVILFGLEAVRNVGTNVVESIIRSRKAKGKYASFPDYLDKVEAVACNKRTTESLIKAGAFDTMGHTRKGLTAHFDSMIDNVVAVKRKEAEGQFDLFGGMGEEDTSEPGFGLDVEFTTEEWDKTYLLAQEREMLGLYVSDHPLFGLEHVLSDKADAGIAQLTGGEHADGAVVTIGGIISGLQRKMTKQGNAWAIATVEDLAGSIECMFFPATYQLVSTQLVEDAVVFVKGRLDKREDVPRLVAMELQVPDLSNAGTNAPVILTIPALKVTPPMVSRLGEILSHHKGESEVRIRLQGPSKTTVLRLDRHRVKPDPALFGDLKVLLGPSCLAG comes from the coding sequence GTGTCAAAGCCGCCGTTCACGCACCTGCACGTCCACACCCAGTACTCCCTGCTGGACGGTGCCGCGCGGCTGAAGGACATGTTCAACGCGTGCAACGAGATGGGCATGACCCATATCGCCATGTCCGACCACGGCAACCTGCACGGGGCGTACGACTTCTTCCACTCCGCGAAGAAGGCCGGAGTCACTCCGATCATCGGGATCGAGGCATATGTCGCCCCCGAGTCCCGGCGCAACAAGCGGAAGATCCAGTGGGGCCAGCCCCACCAGAAGCGTGACGACGTCTCGGGTTCGGGTGGTTACACCCACAAGACGATCTGGGCGGCGAACAAGACCGGCCTGCACAACCTCTTCAAGCTCTCCTCGGACGCGTACGCCGAGGGCTGGCTGCAGAAGTGGCCCCGCATGGACAAGGAGACCATCTCCCAGTGGTCCGAGGGGCTCATCGCCTCCACCGGCTGCCCCTCAGGCGAGCTCCAGACCCGGCTGCGACTCGGTCAGTTCGACGAGGCGCTGAAGTCCGCGGCCGAGTACCAGGACATCTTCGGCAAGGACCGCTACTTCCTGGAGCTGATGGACCACGGCATCGAGATCGAGCACCGGGTCCGCGACGGCCTTCTGGAGATCGGCAAGAAGCTCGGCATCCCCCCGCTGGTCACCAACGACTCGCACTACACGTACGCGCACGAGGCGACCGCTCACGACGCGCTGCTGTGCATCCAGACCGGCAAGAACCTCTCCGACCCGGACCGCTTCAAGTTCGACGGCACCGGCTACTACCTGAAGTCCACGGACGAGATGTACGCCATCGACTCCTCGGACGCCTGGCAGGAAGGCTGCCGCAACACCCTCCTGGTGGCCGAACAGGTCGACACCGAGGGCATGTTCGAGGCCAAGAACCTGATGCCGAAGTTCGACATCCCCGACGGCTACACCGAGGTCACCTGGTTCAAGGAGGAGGTCCGCCGCGGCATGGAGCGCCGCTTCCCGGGCGGCATCCCCGAGGACCGCCAGCGGCAGGCCGAGTACGAGATGGACGTCATCATCCAGATGGGGTTCCCGGGCTACTTCCTGGTGGTCGCCGACTTCATCATGTGGGCCAAGAACAACGGCATCGCGGTCGGTCCCGGCCGAGGTTCCGCGGCCGGCTCGATCGTCGCCTACGCCATGGGCATCACCGACCTCGACCCGATCCCGCACGGTCTGATCTTCGAGCGGTTCCTCAACCCCGAGCGCGTCTCCATGCCCGATGTCGACATCGACTTCGACGAGCGCAGGCGCGTCGAGGTGATCCGGTACGTGACCGAGAAGTACGGCGCCGACAAGGTCGCCATGATCGGCACGTACGGCAAGATCAAGGCGAAGAACGCCATCAAGGACTCCGCGCGCGTGCTGGGCTACCCGTACGCGATGGGCGACCGGCTCACCAAGGCGATGCCCGCCGACGTCCTCGGCAAGGGCATCGACCTGAACGGCATCACCGACCCCTCCCACCCGCGCTACAGCGAGGCCGGCGAGATCAGGTCGATGTACGAGAACGAACCGGACGTGAAGAAGGTCATCGACACCGCCAAGGGCGTCGAGGGCCTGGTCCGGCAGATGGGTGTGCACGCGGCCGGCGTGATCATGTCGAGCGAGCCCATCGTGGACCACGCCCCGATCTGGGTGCGCCACACCGACGGCGTGACCATCACGCAGTGGGACTACCCGCAGTGCGAGTCGCTCGGCCTGCTGAAGATGGACTTCCTGGGCCTGCGCAACCTCACGATCATGGACGACGCCATCAAGATGGTGAAGGCCAACAAGGGCATCGACCTGGAGATGCTCGCCCTGCCGCTGGACGACCCCAAGACCTTCGAACTGCTCTGCCGCGGTGACACCCTCGGTGTCTTCCAGTTCGACGGCGGCCCGATGCGCTCGCTGCTCCGCCAGATGCAGCCCGACAACTTCGAGGACATCTCCGCCGTCTCGGCCCTCTACCGGCCGGGTCCGATGGGTATGAACTCGCACATCAACTACGCCGAGCGCAAGAACGGCCGCCAGGAGATCACGCCGATCCACAAGGAGCTGGAGGAGCCGCTCGAAGAGGTCCTCGCGGTCACCTACGGCCTGATCGTCTACCAGGAGCAGGTGCAGAAGGCCGCCCAGATCATCGCCGGCTACTCGCTCGGCGAGGCCGACATCCTGCGCCGCGTCATGGGCAAGAAGAAGCCCGACGAACTGGCGAAGAACTTCACCATCTTCCAGGCCGGCGCCAAGAAGAACGGCTACAGCGACGAGGCGATCCAGGCCCTGTGGGACGTCCTGGTCCCCTTCGCCGGCTACGCGTTCAACAAGGCGCACTCCGCCGCGTACGGACTGGTCTCCTACTGGACCGCGTACCTCAAGGCCAACTACCCGGCCGAGTACATGGCCGCGCTGCTCACCTCGGTGAAGGACGACAAGGACAAGTCGGCGGTCTACCTCAACGAGTGCCGCCGCATGCGCATCAAGGTGCTCCCGCCGAACGTCAACGAGTCGGAGCACAACTTCGCCGCCCAGGGCGACGACGTCATCCTCTTCGGGCTCGAAGCCGTGCGCAACGTCGGTACCAACGTGGTCGAGTCGATCATCCGCAGCCGCAAGGCCAAGGGGAAGTACGCCTCCTTCCCCGACTACCTCGACAAGGTCGAGGCCGTCGCCTGCAACAAGCGCACCACGGAGTCGCTGATCAAGGCGGGCGCGTTCGACACGATGGGGCACACCCGCAAGGGCCTCACCGCGCACTTCGACTCGATGATCGACAACGTGGTCGCGGTCAAGCGCAAGGAGGCGGAGGGCCAGTTCGACCTCTTCGGCGGGATGGGGGAGGAGGACACCAGCGAGCCCGGCTTCGGCCTGGACGTGGAGTTCACCACCGAGGAGTGGGACAAGACCTATCTGCTCGCCCAGGAGCGGGAGATGCTCGGTCTGTACGTCTCCGACCACCCGCTCTTCGGGCTGGAGCACGTGCTGTCCGACAAGGCCGACGCGGGCATCGCCCAGCTCACCGGCGGTGAGCACGCCGACGGCGCGGTCGTCACCATCGGCGGCATCATCTCGGGCCTCCAGCGCAAGATGACCAAGCAGGGCAACGCCTGGGCGATCGCCACCGTCGAGGACCTCGCCGGTTCCATCGAGTGCATGTTCTTCCCGGCGACCTACCAACTGGTGTCGACGCAACTCGTCGAGGACGCCGTGGTGTTCGTCAAGGGCCGCCTCGACAAGCGTGAGGACGTGCCCCGGCTGGTCGCGATGGAGCTCCAGGTCCCCGACCTGTCCAACGCCGGCACCAACGCACCCGTGATCCTCACCATCCCGGCGCTGAAGGTGACCCCGCCGATGGTCAGCAGGCTCGGCGAGATCCTCAGTCACCACAAGGGGGAGAGCGAGGTCCGCATCCGGCTCCAGGGCCCCAGCAAGACCACGGTCCTGAGGCTGGACCGGCACCGCGTGAAGCCGGACCCGGCGCTCTTCGGGGACCTGAAGGTGCTGCTCGGACCGTCCTGCCTGGCGGGCTGA
- a CDS encoding DUF2252 domain-containing protein produces MSVPQLNDEHRGEEILAVFDTAFGELLAADPAAFRVKFRKMAASAFAFYRGTACLFYHDLTANNQFGSKRGGPYLDERTSRVWIHGDLHAENFGTYLDANGRLIFNVNDFDEAYVGPFTWDLKRFAASVALIGYAKALGDEQITELVEVYAGAYRERIHALATGAKSDEVPPFTLDTAQGPLLDALRDARSLTRFGLLESMTEIRDFERRFAPGGGSIELDAATRYKVLAAFDGYLETLPEASLSRPDSYRVKDVVGRRGIGIGSAGLPSYNILLEGHTDALENDVVIYIKQAQTPAVSRHVTDPAIRDYFQHEGHRTVISQRALQQHADPWLGWTELGGAGQLVAEISPYAVDLDWGDIDDPEEIAAVVADLGRATATMHAAADDTSGESLVPFSTERAIDAAIAADEDGFAGLLVDFAHSYGARARADHQTFVDLFRNGRIPGL; encoded by the coding sequence ATGTCGGTTCCGCAGCTCAACGACGAGCACCGCGGCGAGGAGATCCTCGCTGTCTTCGACACCGCCTTCGGCGAGCTCCTGGCCGCCGACCCGGCAGCGTTCCGCGTGAAGTTCCGGAAGATGGCGGCCTCCGCGTTCGCGTTCTACCGGGGCACGGCGTGCCTCTTTTACCACGACCTGACGGCAAATAATCAGTTCGGCTCGAAGAGGGGCGGCCCGTACCTCGACGAGCGCACCTCGCGCGTGTGGATCCACGGCGACCTGCACGCGGAGAACTTCGGCACCTACCTGGACGCCAACGGCAGGCTGATCTTCAACGTCAACGACTTCGACGAGGCGTACGTCGGCCCCTTCACCTGGGACCTCAAGCGCTTCGCCGCCTCGGTCGCGCTGATCGGGTACGCCAAGGCCCTCGGCGACGAGCAGATCACCGAGCTGGTGGAGGTGTACGCGGGCGCGTACCGCGAGCGGATCCACGCCCTGGCCACCGGCGCCAAGAGCGACGAGGTGCCGCCCTTCACCCTGGACACCGCCCAGGGCCCCCTTCTGGACGCGCTGCGCGACGCCCGCTCCCTGACCCGCTTCGGCCTCCTGGAGTCGATGACGGAGATCCGCGACTTCGAGCGCCGCTTCGCGCCGGGCGGTGGCTCCATCGAGCTGGACGCGGCCACCCGCTACAAGGTGCTCGCTGCTTTCGACGGCTATCTGGAGACTCTCCCGGAGGCCTCCCTGTCCCGCCCGGACTCCTACCGCGTCAAGGACGTCGTCGGCCGCCGCGGCATCGGCATCGGATCGGCCGGTCTGCCGTCGTACAACATCCTGCTCGAGGGGCACACCGACGCCCTGGAGAACGACGTCGTGATCTACATCAAGCAGGCCCAGACCCCGGCCGTCTCGCGCCACGTCACCGACCCGGCGATCCGCGACTACTTCCAGCACGAGGGCCACCGCACGGTGATCTCCCAGCGCGCCCTCCAGCAGCACGCCGACCCGTGGCTCGGCTGGACCGAGCTGGGCGGTGCGGGCCAGCTGGTCGCCGAGATCTCGCCGTACGCCGTGGACCTGGACTGGGGCGACATCGACGACCCGGAGGAGATCGCGGCGGTCGTCGCCGACCTCGGCCGGGCCACGGCCACCATGCACGCGGCGGCGGACGACACCTCCGGCGAGTCCCTGGTGCCCTTCTCCACCGAGCGGGCCATCGACGCGGCGATCGCGGCGGACGAGGATGGCTTCGCGGGCCTCCTGGTCGACTTCGCGCACAGCTACGGCGCACGCGCGCGTGCCGACCACCAGACCTTCGTCGACCTCTTCCGCAACGGCCGGATTCCGGGTCTGTGA
- a CDS encoding thioredoxin domain-containing protein, with protein sequence MSKRNSQASKTAARERLRQERERQAKRDKVKRQVIVACSVVGVLAIAGGIGYAVVQNNKPSYWEEAKNDKLVKPANSTGTNGTTVVIGKSTAKKTLVMYEDPRCPVCAQFEQTVGSTVDKDVEDGKFKIQYIGASFLDGNLGGEGSKNGLSALGAALNVSPEAFLKYKTAMYSTKWHPAEDGPDKFKDDAYLIKIAQTVPELKDNKTFQNAVKSGTYDKWALDMSEKFNKDGVTGTPTLKMDGKTLTGSDGKSAPMTVADFNTALEAALKA encoded by the coding sequence ATGAGCAAGCGGAACAGCCAGGCCTCGAAGACCGCCGCCCGTGAGCGGCTGCGGCAGGAGCGCGAGCGCCAGGCCAAGCGCGACAAGGTCAAGCGGCAGGTCATCGTCGCCTGTTCCGTCGTCGGCGTCCTGGCGATAGCCGGCGGCATCGGCTACGCGGTCGTCCAGAACAACAAGCCCAGCTACTGGGAAGAGGCCAAGAACGACAAGCTCGTCAAGCCGGCCAACAGCACGGGCACCAACGGCACGACGGTCGTCATCGGCAAGAGCACCGCCAAGAAGACCCTGGTCATGTACGAGGACCCGCGCTGCCCCGTCTGCGCCCAGTTCGAGCAGACCGTCGGCTCGACCGTCGACAAGGACGTCGAGGACGGCAAGTTCAAGATCCAGTACATCGGCGCCAGCTTCCTCGACGGCAACCTCGGTGGCGAGGGCTCCAAGAACGGTCTCAGCGCCCTCGGCGCGGCGCTGAACGTCAGCCCCGAGGCGTTCCTGAAGTACAAGACCGCGATGTACTCCACGAAGTGGCACCCCGCCGAGGACGGCCCCGACAAATTCAAAGATGACGCCTACCTCATCAAGATCGCGCAGACCGTCCCGGAGCTGAAGGACAACAAGACCTTCCAGAACGCCGTGAAGAGCGGCACCTACGACAAGTGGGCCCTGGACATGTCCGAGAAGTTCAACAAGGACGGCGTGACCGGCACACCGACCCTGAAGATGGACGGCAAGACGCTGACCGGTTCCGACGGCAAGAGCGCGCCGATGACGGTCGCCGACTTCAACACGGCGCTCGAGGCGGCCCTGAAGGCCTGA
- a CDS encoding alkaline phosphatase D family protein, with amino-acid sequence MTSRQRSAESNSLSPRRRTVVKAAAATAVLAAPLAAALPARAADETPAFLHGVASGDPLPDGILLWTRVTPTTEAVPGSGLGPDTEVGWVVARDKAFTTVVAKGSVTATAASDHTVKADVRGLAPATDYWFRFSAGGTESPAARTRTAPAPDAAVANLRFGVVSCANWEAGYFSSYRHLAARGDLDAWLHLGDYIYEYGTGEYGTRDTVVRQHAPAHEILSLADYRIRHGKYKTDPDLQALHAVAPVVAIWDDHEFANDAWSGGAENHTEGAEGAWSARQAAAKQAYFEWMPVRPALAGTTYRWLRFGKLADLSLLDLRSFRSQQVAVGNGSVDDPDRTITGRAQLDWLKSGLKASDTTWRLVGNSVMISPFAIGSLSADLLKPLAELLGLPKEGLALNTDQWDGYTDDRRELLAHLRSNAIRNTVFLTGDIHMAWANDVPVDAGTYPLSASAATEFVVTSVTSDNLDDLLKVPEGTVTALAAPVIQVANRHVHWVDTDRHGYGVLDITADRAQMDYYVLSDKTKANASSSWARSYRTRTGTQKVERTYTPV; translated from the coding sequence GTGACCAGTAGACAGAGATCAGCCGAGAGCAACTCCCTGTCCCCGCGCCGCCGTACGGTCGTCAAGGCCGCGGCGGCCACCGCTGTCCTCGCCGCCCCGCTCGCCGCCGCCCTGCCGGCTCGAGCCGCCGACGAGACCCCCGCCTTCCTGCACGGCGTCGCCTCCGGCGACCCGCTCCCGGACGGCATCCTGCTGTGGACCCGGGTGACCCCGACCACCGAGGCCGTGCCCGGCTCCGGGCTCGGTCCGGACACCGAGGTCGGCTGGGTCGTCGCCAGGGACAAGGCCTTCACGACCGTCGTCGCCAAGGGGTCCGTCACCGCGACGGCCGCCTCCGACCACACCGTCAAGGCGGACGTCCGCGGCCTCGCCCCCGCGACCGACTACTGGTTCCGCTTCTCGGCGGGCGGCACCGAGTCCCCGGCGGCGCGCACCCGCACCGCGCCGGCACCGGACGCGGCCGTCGCGAACCTCCGCTTCGGCGTGGTCTCCTGCGCCAACTGGGAGGCGGGCTACTTCTCCTCGTACCGCCACCTCGCGGCCCGCGGCGACCTGGACGCCTGGCTGCACCTGGGCGACTACATCTACGAGTACGGCACCGGCGAGTACGGCACGCGCGACACCGTCGTACGACAGCACGCGCCGGCCCACGAGATCCTCAGCCTCGCCGACTACCGGATCCGGCACGGCAAGTACAAGACGGACCCGGACCTCCAGGCGCTGCACGCGGTCGCCCCGGTCGTCGCGATCTGGGACGACCACGAGTTCGCCAACGACGCCTGGTCGGGCGGTGCCGAGAACCACACCGAGGGTGCGGAGGGCGCCTGGTCGGCCCGTCAGGCAGCCGCCAAGCAGGCCTACTTCGAGTGGATGCCGGTGCGCCCGGCGCTCGCGGGCACCACCTACCGGTGGCTGCGGTTCGGCAAGCTCGCCGACCTCTCACTGCTCGACCTGCGGTCCTTCCGCTCACAGCAGGTCGCCGTGGGCAACGGCTCGGTGGACGACCCGGACCGCACGATCACCGGTCGCGCGCAGCTGGACTGGCTCAAGTCGGGGTTGAAGGCCTCCGACACGACCTGGCGGCTGGTCGGCAACTCCGTGATGATCTCGCCGTTCGCGATCGGCTCGCTCTCCGCCGACCTGCTGAAGCCGCTCGCCGAGCTGCTGGGCCTGCCCAAGGAGGGCCTCGCCCTCAACACCGACCAGTGGGACGGCTACACGGACGACCGCCGCGAGCTGCTGGCCCACCTGCGCTCCAACGCCATCCGCAACACCGTCTTCCTGACCGGCGACATCCACATGGCGTGGGCCAATGACGTGCCGGTCGACGCCGGCACCTATCCGCTGTCGGCCTCGGCCGCCACGGAGTTCGTCGTCACCTCGGTGACCTCCGACAACCTCGACGACCTCCTGAAGGTCCCCGAGGGCACGGTCACCGCGCTCGCCGCGCCGGTCATCCAGGTCGCCAACCGGCACGTCCACTGGGTCGACACCGACCGCCATGGCTACGGCGTCCTGGACATCACCGCCGACCGGGCGCAGATGGACTACTACGTGCTGTCCGACAAGACCAAGGCGAACGCGTCCTCGTCCTGGGCGCGTTCGTACCGCACGCGGACCGGCACACAGAAGGTCGAGCGGACGTACACCCCCGTCTAG
- a CDS encoding dienelactone hydrolase family protein, with protein sequence MNIMLFHSTYGLRPAVRQAADRLREAGHEVWTPDLFEGRTFETVEEGMAFNAEIGKDELLKRAVLAAAPYSDRGLVYSGFSLGASIAQTLALGDEKARGLLLLHGTSDIAPNATADELPVQLHVAEPDPFETDDWLSAWYLQMGRTGADVEIYRYAGAGHLYTDPGLPDYDEEAAEATWRVALGFLETL encoded by the coding sequence ATGAACATCATGCTCTTTCACTCGACCTACGGCCTCAGGCCCGCCGTCCGTCAGGCCGCCGACCGGCTGCGGGAGGCCGGCCACGAGGTGTGGACGCCGGACCTCTTCGAGGGGCGCACGTTCGAGACGGTCGAGGAGGGCATGGCCTTCAACGCGGAGATCGGCAAGGACGAGTTGCTCAAGCGGGCCGTCCTGGCCGCCGCGCCCTACTCAGACCGCGGTCTCGTCTACTCCGGCTTCTCGCTCGGCGCCTCGATCGCGCAGACCCTCGCCCTCGGTGACGAGAAGGCCCGCGGTCTGCTCCTCCTGCACGGCACGTCGGACATCGCGCCGAACGCGACCGCGGACGAGCTGCCGGTCCAACTGCACGTGGCCGAGCCGGACCCCTTCGAGACCGACGACTGGCTGAGCGCCTGGTATCTGCAGATGGGCCGCACCGGCGCCGATGTCGAGATCTACCGATACGCCGGGGCCGGTCATCTCTACACCGACCCGGGCCTCCCGGACTACGACGAGGAGGCCGCCGAGGCCACCTGGCGGGTGGCCCTCGGCTTCCTCGAGACGCTCTAG